Proteins encoded within one genomic window of Melospiza georgiana isolate bMelGeo1 chromosome 24, bMelGeo1.pri, whole genome shotgun sequence:
- the GPATCH3 gene encoding G patch domain-containing protein 3, producing the protein MAAPSGTGGDGGDGGAARYCLVSGIPAALRSAQLRAYFSQFLEAGGFLCFHYRHRPERPPAAGGGGASAPRTCCCLVSVRPGRARRFVRMYSGKRWLGPDGAALPGRCLIRRVRLSAGTGPEVPPSPAAAAAGPAVTEAELRRLPELNPPSFMPRGNVGTPLGVFLELIRACRLPPRVIARLQLDFPRTGSSRRYGNVPFQYPGTDTVPEEERVYTAAGDEITEGEEPVALTQPAQPQEDEEGQQQEEEESNSDDDNDNDTCEEWQRHAALHEDVTQQERLRERLFEEEIELKWEKGGSGLVFYTDAQFWQEQDGDFDEQTADDWDVDMSIYYDKDGGDKDARDSVQMWLEQRLRAGLEDGSVSGQHIGTFERHTKGFGRKVLEQQGWTEGLGLGSSNSGMAEALDNEGQNPRCKRGLGYHGEKLPTFVRRKKPRGDSSVVISTIYDEPEPQDMGDQLLRRQPLTAMKYRQDMAFVRASQPALGSLRAQPR; encoded by the exons atggcggcgcccAGCGGTACCGGCGGCGATGGCGGCGATGGCGGCGCGGCCCGGTACTGCCTGGTGAGCGGCATCCCGgccgcgctccgctccgcgcAGCTCCGCGCCTACTTCAGCCAGTTCCTGGAGGCCGGCGGCTTCCTCTGCTTCCACTACCGGCACCGCCCCGAACGCCCGCCagcggccggcggcggcggggcctCGGCGCCGCgcacctgctgctgcctggtgtcCGTGcggcccggccgtgcccgccGCTTCGTCCGCATGTACTCGGGCAAGCGCTGGCTCGGGCCCGACGGCGCCGCGCTGCCCGGCCGCTGCCTCATCCGCAGGGTCCGCCTGAGCGCCGGGACAG GCCCGGAGGTTCCCCCCAGCccggccgccgctgccgccggccCGGCGGTGACGGAGGCGGAGCTGCGGCGGCTGCCCGAGCTGAACCCGCCCTCGTTCATGCCCCGCGGGAACGTGGGCACCCCCCTGGGCGTGTTCCTGGAGCTGATCCGCGCCTGCCGCCTGCCCCCCCGCGTCATCGCCCGCCTGCAGCTGGATTTTCCCAGGACGGGCTCCTCCCGCAGGTATGGGAACGTGCCCTTCCAGTACCCGGGCACCGACACCGTGCCCGAGGAGGAGCGAGTCTACACGGCTGCGGGGGATGAGATCACCGAGGGAGAGGAGCCCGTGGCGCTGActcagcctgcccagccccaggaggatgaggaggggcagcagcaggaggaagaggagtcAAACTCCGATGAC GACAATGACAATGACACGTGCGAGGAGTGGCAGCGGCACGCGGCGCTGCACGAGGACGTGACGCAGCAGGAGCGGCTGCGCGAGCGCCTCTTCGAGGAGGAGATCGAGCTCAAGTGGGAGAAGGGCGGCTCCGGCCTCGTGTTCTACACGGATGCCCAGttctggcaggagcaggatggag ACTTTGACGAGCAGACAGCCGACGACTGGGACGTGGACATGAGCATCTACTATGACAAAG ATGGAGGGGACAAGGACGCCCGGGACTCGGTGCAGATGTGGCTGGAGCAGCggctccgggccgggctggAGGATGGCTCTGTGTCAGGGCAGCACATCGGCACCTTCGAGAGGCACACCAAG gGGTTTGGCAGGAAggtcctggagcagcagggctggacagaggggctgggcctgggcagcagcaaCTCTGGCATGGCTGAAGCTCTGGACAACGAGGGTCAGAACCCCCGGTGCAAGAGGGGGCTGGG GTACCACGGGGAGAAGCTGCCAACCTTTGTGAGGAGGAAGAAGCCCCGTGGTGACAGCTCTGTTGTCATCTCCACCATCTACGATGAGCCTGAGCCCCAGGACATGGGTGACCAGCTGCTGAGGCGccagcccctcacagccatGAAGTACAGACAGGACATGGCCTTTGTGCGAGCGTCCCAGCCcgccctgggcagcctcagggccCAGCCACGCTGA